The Elusimicrobiota bacterium genome window below encodes:
- the sufC gene encoding Fe-S cluster assembly ATPase SufC — MPALLEIQDLHAEVEGKPILKGVDLTVNAGEIHALMGPNGSGKSTLSNVLMGHPKYKVTKGRLLYRGEDITALSASERARRGVFLAFQYPVAIPGVTVANFLRTAMKSVHGDESASVKGFRKALREQMGKLSMDEKFASRYVNEGFSGGEKKRLEILQMAMLDPKLGILDETDSGLDIDALRIVSEGINRVFGPDKAFVLITHYQRILDYVKPGFVHVLSEGRIVQSGGPELPMELEKKGYTFQREPSPTEA; from the coding sequence ATGCCCGCTTTGCTCGAGATCCAGGACCTGCACGCCGAAGTCGAAGGGAAGCCCATCCTCAAAGGAGTGGACCTCACGGTCAACGCGGGCGAGATCCACGCCCTCATGGGGCCCAACGGCTCCGGCAAGAGCACCCTCTCCAACGTGCTCATGGGACACCCCAAGTACAAGGTCACGAAGGGCCGGCTCCTCTACCGCGGAGAGGACATCACGGCGCTGAGCGCCAGCGAGCGCGCCCGCCGCGGCGTCTTCCTCGCCTTCCAGTATCCCGTCGCCATCCCCGGCGTCACCGTCGCGAACTTCCTGCGCACCGCGATGAAGTCCGTCCACGGCGACGAGTCCGCCTCCGTGAAGGGCTTCCGCAAGGCCCTGCGCGAGCAGATGGGGAAGCTGAGCATGGACGAGAAGTTCGCCTCCCGCTACGTCAACGAGGGCTTCTCGGGCGGAGAGAAGAAGCGCCTCGAGATCCTCCAGATGGCGATGCTCGACCCCAAGCTCGGCATCCTCGACGAGACGGACTCCGGCCTCGACATCGACGCCCTGCGCATCGTCTCGGAGGGCATCAACCGCGTCTTCGGCCCCGACAAGGCCTTCGTCCTCATCACCCACTACCAGCGCATCCTCGACTACGTGAAGCCGGGCTTCGTGCACGTGCTCTCGGAGGGCCGCATCGTCCAGTCGGGCGGGCCGGAGCTGCCGATGGAGCTCGAGAAGAAGGGCTACACCTTCCAGCGCGAGCCCTCGCCGACGGAGGCGTAG
- a CDS encoding cob(I)yrinic acid a,c-diamide adenosyltransferase produces the protein MSIYTRLGDDGRTDLSRPGPRVRKDDPRIAALGELDELSCRLGCALAALPAKPAFAPLRSALQRVQGELLELGARFAAPRSKPFSPSRVSALEREIDRMEKELPRLRNFLLPSGAPAGAALHLARAACRSAERRAAGLGARAPHGGLPYLNRLSDWLFVAARWTNRRLRRPEPLWRGR, from the coding sequence ATGAGCATCTACACCCGGCTCGGAGACGACGGCCGCACCGACCTCTCCCGCCCCGGTCCCCGGGTCCGCAAGGACGACCCCCGGATCGCGGCGCTCGGGGAGCTCGACGAGCTCTCCTGCCGGCTCGGCTGCGCCCTGGCCGCCCTGCCGGCGAAGCCCGCCTTCGCCCCCCTGCGCTCGGCCCTGCAGCGAGTCCAGGGAGAGCTCCTCGAGCTCGGCGCGCGCTTCGCCGCCCCCCGCTCGAAGCCCTTCTCCCCCTCCCGCGTCTCGGCGCTCGAGCGGGAGATCGACCGCATGGAGAAGGAGCTCCCGCGCCTGCGGAACTTCCTCCTCCCGAGCGGCGCCCCCGCCGGAGCGGCCCTCCACCTCGCCCGCGCCGCCTGCCGGAGCGCGGAGCGCAGGGCGGCGGGACTCGGCGCCCGCGCTCCGCACGGAGGCCTGCCCTACCTCAACCGGCTCTCCGACTGGCTCTTCGTCGCCGCCCGCTGGACCAACCGCCGGCTCCGCAGGCCGGAGCCCCTCTGGAGGGGACGATGA